From a single Sphingobium lignivorans genomic region:
- a CDS encoding GGDEF domain-containing protein, with protein sequence MKNRIPSNRAVPEAVEIELIRSLFHAFLPSSIMTLGFIASGVVVYTRTQDGIMLGLLVAGAFASMARLLVAWQLALRAAEPRLTLNEARWLERRFAIPYLSFAILLGLFGVRAFMLPFPDIHMLTIALLIGYCAGVAVGIGLRLWIAVPSMLISTVPAILVALLQQDAIYWVMSALVAGLLAGGTHSLHSRHGRLVRDIGLRLAFANLARKDALTALPNRIALREWYEERVALGGAGLIAVHYIDLNDFKPVNDSYGHPVGDALLTIVGKRIIRSLRETDIAARLGGDEFAVIQYGINNAEEAEKLAGRLAEAIARPFQIGEHTISISTGLGFVVADGREEDLEHLLGLADQALYASKRAGTIVQYEAVEALQTRAVA encoded by the coding sequence ATGAAGAACCGAATCCCATCCAACCGCGCGGTCCCCGAGGCTGTCGAAATCGAGCTGATCCGCAGCCTGTTTCACGCCTTCCTCCCGTCATCGATCATGACGCTGGGTTTCATTGCCTCGGGCGTGGTGGTCTATACCCGCACCCAGGACGGCATCATGCTGGGCCTGCTCGTCGCCGGGGCGTTCGCATCCATGGCGCGTCTGCTGGTCGCCTGGCAGCTGGCGCTCCGAGCGGCCGAACCGCGCCTCACGCTCAACGAGGCCCGCTGGCTCGAACGCCGTTTCGCCATCCCTTATCTGAGCTTCGCCATCCTGCTCGGCCTTTTCGGCGTTCGTGCCTTCATGCTGCCCTTCCCTGATATCCACATGCTCACCATCGCGCTGCTGATCGGCTACTGCGCGGGCGTGGCGGTCGGCATTGGCCTGCGGCTGTGGATCGCGGTGCCGAGCATGCTGATCTCGACGGTCCCGGCCATTCTCGTTGCGCTGCTCCAGCAAGACGCGATTTATTGGGTCATGAGCGCCCTCGTCGCGGGATTGCTCGCGGGAGGAACGCATAGCCTGCACAGCCGCCATGGCCGGCTGGTCAGGGACATCGGCCTGCGCCTCGCCTTTGCCAATCTCGCGCGGAAGGATGCGCTGACGGCGCTGCCGAACCGCATCGCCCTGCGCGAATGGTATGAGGAACGCGTGGCGCTGGGCGGCGCCGGCCTGATCGCGGTGCACTATATCGATCTCAACGACTTCAAGCCGGTGAATGACAGCTATGGTCATCCGGTCGGCGACGCGCTGCTCACGATCGTAGGCAAGCGGATCATCCGTTCCCTGCGCGAGACGGACATCGCGGCGCGCCTGGGCGGCGACGAGTTCGCGGTCATTCAATATGGCATCAACAATGCCGAGGAAGCGGAGAAGCTGGCCGGACGGCTCGCCGAAGCGATCGCGCGGCCGTTCCAGATCGGCGAGCACACGATCAGCATCTCGACGGGTCTCGGCTTCGTCGTGGCGGACGGACGGGAGGAGGACCTGGAGCATCTGCTCGGCCTCGCCGACCAGGCGCTCTATGCCAGCAAGCGCGCGGGGACAATCGTCCAGTATGAAGCGGTCGAGGCGCTGCAGACACGGGCGGTCGCCTGA